One stretch of Nomascus leucogenys isolate Asia chromosome 7b, Asia_NLE_v1, whole genome shotgun sequence DNA includes these proteins:
- the FGA gene encoding fibrinogen alpha chain: MFSMRIVCLVLSVVGTAWTADTGEGDFLAEGGGVRGPRVVERHQSACKDSDWPFCSDEDWNYKCPSGCRMKGLMDEVNQDFTSRINKIKNSLFEYQKNNKDSNSLTTNIMEILRGDFSSANNRDNTYNQVSEDLRSRIEVLKRKVIEKVQHIQLLQKNVRAQLVDMKRLEVDIDIKIRSCRGSCSRALAREVDLKDYEDQQKQLEQIIAKDLLPSRDRQHLPLIKMKPIPDLVPGTFKSQLQKAPPEWRALTDLQQMRMELERPGRNEVTRGDSTSSGTRSETESPRNPSSAGNWNPGSSGPGSTGNRNPGSSGTGSGGTWTPGSSGTAGSTGTWNPGSSGTVSTGKQNPGSPRPGSTGTWNPGSSGHASAGHWSSESSVSGSTGHWHSESGSFRPDSSGSGNTRPTNPDWGAFEEVSGNVSPGTRREYHTEKLVTSKGDKELTTGKERVTSGSTTTTRRSCSKTVTKTVIGPDGRKEVTKEVVTSEDGSDCPEAIDLGTLSGIGTLGEFRHRHPDEAAFFHTASTGKTFPDFISPMFKEFVSETESTGSESGIFTNAKESGSHHPGVAGFPSSGKTSSHSKQFTSSTSYNREGSTFESKSYKMADEAGSEADYEGTHSTKRGHAKSRPVRDCDDVLQTHPSGTQSGIFNIKLPGSSKIFSVYCDQETSLGGWLLIQQRMDGSLNFNRTWQDYKRGFGSLNDEGEGEFWLGNDYLHLLTQTGSVLRVELEDWAGNEAYAEYHFRVGSEAEGYALQVSSYEGTAGDALIEGSVEEGTEYTSHNNMQFSTFDRDADQWEENCAEVYGGGWWYNNCQAANLNGIYYPGGSYDPRNNSPYEIENGVVWVSFRGADYSLRAVRMKIRPLVTQ, from the exons ATGTTTTCCATGAGGATCGTCTGCCTGGTCCTAAGTGTGGTGGGCACAGCATGG ACTGCAGATACTGGTGAAGGTGACTTTCTAGCTGAAGGAGGAGGCGTGCGTGGCCCAAGGGTTGTGGAAAGGCATCAATCTGCCTGCAAAGATTCAGACTGGCCCTTCTGCTCTGATGAAGACTGG AACTACAAATGCCCTTCTGGCTGCAGGATGAAAGGGTTGATGGATGAAGTCAATCAAGATTTTACAAGCAGAATAAATAAGATCAAAAATTCATTATTTGAATATCAGAAGAACAATAAGGATTCTAATTCGTTGACCACTAATATAATGGAAATCTTGAGAGGCGATTTTTCCTCAGCCAATA aCCGTGATAATACCTATAACCAAGTATCAGAAGATCTGAGAAGCAGAATTGAAGTCCTGAAGCGCAAAGTCATAGAAAAAGTACAGCATATCCAACTTCTGCAGAAAAATGTTAGAGCTCAGTTGGTTGATATGAAACGACTGGAG GTGGACATTGACATTAAGATCCGATCTTGTCGCGGGTCATGCAGTAGGGCTTTAGCTCGTGAAGTAGATCTGAAGGACTATGAAGATCAGCAGAAGCAACTTGAACAGATCATTGCCAAAGACTTACTTCCCTCTAGAGATAGGCAACACTTACCACTGATAAAAATGAAACCCATTCCAGACTTGGTTCCTGGAACTTTTAAGAGCCAGCTTCAGAAGGCACCTCCAGAGTGGAGGGCATTAACAGACTTGCAGCAGATGAGAATGGAGTTAGAGAGACCTGGTAGAAATGAGGTTACCAGAGGAGACTCCACCTCTTCTGGAACCAGATCAGAGACGGAAAGCCCCAGGAACCCTAGCAGTGCTGGAAACTGGAACCCTGGGAGCTCTGGACCTGGAAGTACTGGAAACCGAAACCCTGGGAGCTCTGGGACTGGAAGTGGTGGAACCTGGACCCCTGGCAGCTCTGGAACTG CTGGAAGTACTGGAACCTGGAACCCTGGGAGCTCTGGAACTGTAAGTACTGGAAAGCAAAACCCTGGGAGCCCTAGACCTGGTAGTACCGGAACCTGGAATCCTGGCAGCTCTGGACATGCAAGTGCTGGGCACTGGAGCTCTGAGAGCTCTGTATCTGGTAGTACTGGACATTGGCACTCTGAATCTGGAAGTTTTAGGCCAGACAGCTCAGGCTCTGGGAACACGAGGCCTACCAACCCAGACTGGGGCGCATTTGAAGAGGTGTCAGGAAATGTAAGTCCAGGGACAAGGAGAGAGTACCACACAGAGAAACTGGTCACTTCTAAAGGAGATAAAGAGCTCACGACTGGTAAAGAGAGGGTCACCTCTGGTAGCACAACCACCACGCGTCGTTCATGCTCTAAAACCGTTACTAAGACTGTTATTGGTCCTGATGGTCGCAAAGAAGTTACCAAAGAAGTGGTGACCTCTGAAGATGGTTCTGACTGTCCCGAGGCAATAGATTTAGGCACATTGTCTGGCATAGGTACTCTGGGTGAGTTCCGCCATAGGCACCCTGATGAAGCTGCTTTCTTCCACACTGCCTCAACTGGAAAAACATTCCCAGATTTCATCTCACCTATGTTCAAAGAGTTTGTCAGTGAGACTGAGTCTACGGGCTCAGAATCTGGCATCTTCACAAATGCAAAGGAATCCGGTTCTCATCACCCTGGGGTAGCTGGATTCCCTTCCAGTGGTAAAACTTCAAGTCACAGCAAACAATTTACTAGTAGCACGAGTTACAACAGAGAAGGCTCCACATTTGAAAGCAAGAGCTATAAAATGGCAGATGAGGCCGGAAGTGAAGCTGATTATGAAGGAACACATAGCACCAAGAGAGGCCATGCTAAATCTCGCCCTGTCAGAG actgtgATGATGTCCTCCAAACACATCCTTCAGGTACCCAAAGTGGTATTTTCAATATCAAGCTACCGGGATCCAGTaagattttttctgtttattgcgATCAAGAGACCAGTTTGGGAGGATGGCTTTTGATCCAGCAAAGAATGGATGGATCACTGAATTTTAACCGGACCTGGCAAGACTACAAGAGAGGTTTCGGCAGCCTGAATGACGAGGGGGAAGGAGAATTCTGGCTAGGCAATGACTACCTCCACTTACTAACCCAAACGGGCTCTGTTCTTAGGGTTGAATTAGAGGACTGGGCTGGGAATGAAGCTTATGCAGAATATCACTTCCGGGTAGGCTCTGAGGCTGAAGGCTATGCCCTCCAAGTCTCCTCCTATGAAGGCACTGCGGGTGATGCTCTGATTGAGGGTTCCGTAGAGGAAGGGACAGAGTACACCTCTCACAACAACATGCAGTTCAGCACCTTTGACAGGGATGCAGACCAGTGGGAAGAGAACTGTGCAGAAGTCTATGGGGGAGGCTGGTGGTATAACAACTGCCAAGCAGCCAATCTCAATGGCATCTACTACCCTGGGGGCTCCTATGACCCAAGGAATAATAGTCCTTATGAGATTGAGAATGGAGTGGTCTGGGTTTCCTTTAGAGGGGCAGATTATTCCCTCAGGGCTGTTCGCATGAAAATTAGGCCCCTTGTGACCCAATAG